Proteins co-encoded in one Papaver somniferum cultivar HN1 chromosome 5, ASM357369v1, whole genome shotgun sequence genomic window:
- the LOC113279716 gene encoding peroxidase 57-like — translation MRLGVATQKGIGAQLVGCDASLLLDGPSSEKTSPPNFSVRGYDLIDQIKSALERACPRLVSCADIIAVATRDAVALARGMNYRVQTGRRDGFSSQARNVNLPGPSISVPSSIAFFGSKGFTARDMVLLIGGGHTVGITHCSFIQDRLFNFRNTGRPDPSMNPTLRNQLRGRCPQGSPFDNLINLDQTPGSSLVIDNGSYRQARAGRAIFEIDQSMASHPSTSGIVFSLANNGASFQTQFGAAMIKMGALQVLTGRSGEIRRTCRRRN, via the exons ATGAG ATTAGGAGTTGCTACTCAAAAAGGtattggtgctcagcttgtt GGATGTGATGCTTCCCTGCTCCTGGATGGCCCTTCAAGTGAAAAAACATCGCCTCCAAACTTTAGCGTCAGAGGATATGACCTAATCGACCAAATTAAGTCTGCACTTGAGAGAGCTTGCCCTAGACTCGTGTCCTGTGCTGATATCATTGCCGTTGCCACTAGAGATGCCGTTGCTTTG GCTAGAGGGATGAATTACAGAGTACAAACAGGAAGGAGAGATGGTTTTTCTTCCCAAGCTAGAAATGTCAACCTCCCAGGCCCTTCAATTTCAGTCCCTTCATCCATAGCTTTCTTTGGCAGCAAAGGTTTCACTGCTAGAGATATGGTTCTTCTTATAG GTGGAGGTCATACCGTAGGGATAACACATTGTTCGTTTATCCAAGACAGACTCTTCAATTTCAGAAACACTGGTAGACCCGATCCATCCATGAATCCCACTCTACGGAATCAACTGAGAGGAAGGTGTCCTCAAGGATCACCGTTCGACAACTTGATCAATCTAGATCAAACTCCTGGTAGTTCTTTAGTCATTGATAACGGTTCTTACAGGCAGGCAAGAGCCGGAAGAGCAATTTTTGAAATCGACCAATCCATGGCATCCCACCCTTCGACTAGTGGAATCGTTTTCTCCTTAGCAAACAATGGagcaagtttccaaactcaatttGGTGCAGCCATGATTAAAATGGGAGCTCTTCAAGTTCTTACTGGCAGGAGTGGAGAAATTCGAAGAACTTGTCGTCGCCGGAATTAG